In Penaeus monodon isolate SGIC_2016 chromosome 41, NSTDA_Pmon_1, whole genome shotgun sequence, a single genomic region encodes these proteins:
- the LOC119598434 gene encoding uncharacterized protein LOC119598434 yields the protein MQKTMGKHGYGTRHEEGSRIVEMAQTFRLAIVNIYYTKKDQQLITYSSGNNRTQIDCILFQRDQVKNVIDSKTLPRESVAKQHRPVVCKVKVKSDLKGDKDWNTVSTNIRTVAIQVLRESLGNKKEGKEAWWWNSEVQEAVKLKRECKKAKTIKNADCRTLNKDEEISDQWRKYFKELMNIENESERRNIMPNTVNEEVATVSSEEVRSNQYGRVIDRRLRNIVDIYGEKFGFMQVKGTTDAIYAFRLLMEKYREVQKELHCVFIDLEKACD from the exons ATGCAGAAGACTATGGGAAAACATGGCTATGGAACAAGACATGAAGAGGGCTCACGTATAGTGGAGATGGCGCAAACATTTAGACTGGCAATAGTAAACATCTATTACACAAAGAAAGATCAACAACTAATCACATACAGCAGTGGAAACAATAGAACCCAGATCGACTGTATCCTATTCCAGAGAGACCAAGTAAAGAATGTCATAGACAGCAAAACACTGCCAAGGGAAAGTGTGGCAAAACAACATCGGCCAGTTGTATGTAAAGTGAAAGTGAAAAGTGACCTaaag GGAGACAAGGACTGGAACACAGTTAGCACAAACATTAGAACAGTGGCCATACAAGTATTAAGAGAATCAttagggaataaaaaagaaggaaaggaagcatGGTGGTGGAATAGTGAAGTCCAGGAAGCTGTCAAGTTAAAGAGAGAATGCAAAAAG GCCAAAACTATAAAGAATGCAGATTGTAGGACATTAAATAAGGATGAAGAGATAAGTGACCAGTGGAGGAAATACTTTAAAGAACTTATGAATATagaaaatgagagcgagagaagaaataTCATGCCAAACACAGTTAATGAAGAGGTAGCAACTGTCAGCTCAGAAGAAGTAAGAAGTAACCA ATATGGGAGAGTCATAGACAGAAGATTGAGGAATATAGTGGACATCTACGGGGAAAAGTTTGGATTTATGCAAGTTAAAGGAACAACAGATGCCATTTATGCGTTTAGACTCCTAATGGAAAAATACCGAGAGGTTCAGAAAGAATTGCACTGCGTGTTTATAGACCTAGAGAAAGCTTGTGACTGA